The following proteins come from a genomic window of Nostoc sp. TCL26-01:
- a CDS encoding AAA-like domain-containing protein has protein sequence MEFNLNEAIKTANQVVWTKFKRNLTDIEIVILKGAWEREDYDIIAAKQQYATTYISQDVAPKLWKLLTDALGEKVKKSNFKEALKRYWEQQKLSANHQEQIVDDQYGEELPKNETSTQSDIADAAIYIARPPIESLCYEHLLQPGSLIRVKAPSLMGKTYLMTRVLEQIKNAGYQTVHLSFELADRNIHFTNLNKFLRWFCVNISRELKIPHELDEYWDEEGIGSKVSCTTYFEEYLLTQYDSPLVLCLDDVDLLFPYPEIYEDFFGLLRSWYEKARSRKLWQKLRLAILHATDVYIQLNINQSPFNVGLPIELSEFTPEQILEFAKQYQLDLDHTQLAPLINLVGGHPYLLELAFAHLKNHPSVQLQQLLVEAVTEAGIYRSHLWEYWLNLQKHPILAATFKKVIDADSFIQIEPLSAYQLYSMGLVKLSGNKVQTRCNLYRQYLGMRLESYEC, from the coding sequence ATGGAATTTAACTTGAATGAAGCTATCAAAACAGCTAATCAAGTAGTATGGACAAAATTTAAGAGAAACCTCACAGATATTGAAATCGTAATTTTAAAAGGCGCTTGGGAGAGAGAAGATTATGATATAATCGCCGCCAAACAACAGTATGCCACTACTTATATTAGTCAAGATGTTGCCCCTAAGCTATGGAAATTATTGACAGATGCTTTAGGTGAAAAAGTTAAAAAAAGTAACTTCAAAGAAGCCCTCAAAAGATATTGGGAACAACAAAAACTGTCTGCTAATCATCAGGAGCAAATAGTTGATGATCAATATGGTGAAGAATTACCAAAAAATGAGACATCTACCCAGTCAGACATAGCTGATGCTGCCATTTATATTGCACGTCCACCGATAGAATCTCTTTGTTACGAACATCTTTTACAACCGGGTTCATTAATTCGGGTGAAAGCTCCTAGTTTAATGGGCAAAACTTACTTAATGACACGAGTTTTAGAACAGATAAAAAATGCAGGTTATCAAACTGTCCATCTGAGTTTTGAATTAGCAGATAGAAATATCCACTTTACTAATCTCAATAAATTTTTACGTTGGTTTTGTGTGAACATTAGCCGGGAATTAAAAATTCCCCATGAGTTAGATGAGTATTGGGATGAAGAAGGTATTGGTTCCAAGGTGAGCTGTACTACCTATTTTGAAGAATATCTACTCACTCAATATGACAGCCCCTTAGTTCTGTGTTTAGATGATGTAGATTTGCTTTTTCCCTACCCAGAAATTTACGAAGACTTTTTTGGACTACTGCGATCGTGGTATGAAAAAGCTAGAAGTCGCAAGCTATGGCAAAAATTACGCCTAGCAATTCTCCATGCTACAGATGTTTATATCCAACTCAATATTAACCAGTCACCATTTAATGTAGGATTACCCATAGAACTATCTGAGTTTACCCCAGAACAAATTTTAGAATTCGCTAAACAATACCAGCTAGACTTAGACCATACTCAATTAGCACCATTAATTAACCTAGTCGGCGGACATCCTTATTTATTAGAATTAGCTTTTGCTCATCTCAAAAATCATCCTAGTGTTCAACTCCAACAACTTTTAGTGGAAGCAGTAACAGAAGCAGGTATCTATCGCTCTCATCTTTGGGAATATTGGTTAAATTTACAAAAACACCCGATATTAGCCGCTACTTTTAAAAAAGTGATTGATGCTGATAGTTTCATCCAAATAGAACCCTTATCAGCTTATCAATTATATAGTATGGGTCTGGTCAAACTCTCTGGTAATAAAGTGCAAACGAGATGTAATTTATATCGTCAATATCTGGGTATGCGATTGGAGAGTTATGAGTGCTGA